The following proteins are encoded in a genomic region of Brachypodium distachyon strain Bd21 chromosome 1, Brachypodium_distachyon_v3.0, whole genome shotgun sequence:
- the LOC100840063 gene encoding uncharacterized protein LOC100840063 isoform X1 has translation MLLLSLAQAPPLLLPATTPRAPSRRREPASASLRRLASRARGVSVAPRPVRAVVAGREAEGMAAAGAEQEGRPLRVGLVCGGPSAERGISLNSARSVLDHIQGEDLLVSCYYIDCGMNAYGISPAQLYSNTPSDFDFKLESLAQEFRSLSEFTEHLAANVDIVFPVIHGKFGEDGSIQELLEKTNVPFVGTPSNECRRAFDKHSASIELNAQGFLTVPNFLVEKDKLAKSELEQWFQSINLNKENGKVVVKPTRAGSSIGVVVAYGANDAAEKAEGIISEGIDDKVIVEVFLEGGCEFTAIVIDVGTANTSEPVVLLPTEVELQSSGNNDIQEDTIFNYRRKYLPTRQVTYHTPPRFPPEVIGCIRQGVSLLFRHLGLRDFARIDGWFLPTPVSTLSSGENGGRFGNTEYGTVLFTDINLISGMEQTSFLFQQASKVGFSHSRILRTIVQHACSRFPSLVPCNNSWTALSRKMQSAKQAEVIQNGTHKQKAFVIFGGDTSERQVSLMSGTNVWLNLQGFEDLDVTPCLLTPANGYSSSHNQDGESSRDVWTLPYSLVLRHTTEEVHAACLEAIEPERVEITSRLRDQVMKELEQALSKQDWFAGFDIADEQPTKYSLQQWIDHVKEAKAVVFVAVHGGIGEDGTIQLMLESAGVPYTGPGPIASRTCMDKVATSLAVDHLAGYGIHTIPKGVRETDELLSSSLVDIWNDLKSKLQTETVCVKPARDGCSTGVARLCCPEDLEVYVTALRRKLQRLPANCLSRAHGVIEMPVPPPESLIFEPFIETDEIIISNKSRDDSARHLVWKGEKEWLEVTVGVVGKCGEMHSLNPSITVKESGDILSLEEKFQGGTGINLTPPPATIMSEDALRKCKSCIEMMANTLGLEGFSRIDAFVNVRNGEVLLIEVNTVPGMTPSTVLIHQALTEDPPIYPHKFFRTLLDLAFARAN, from the exons ATGCTGCTGCTCTCCCTCGCGCAGGCGCCCCCGCTGCTGCTACCCGCGACGACCCCTCGCGCCCCTTCCCGGCGCCGCGAGCCCGCATCGGCCAGCCTAAGGCGGCTCGCGTCACGGGCGCGAGGCGTCTCGGTCGCTCCTCGTCCTGTCCGCGCGGTGGTCGCCGGACGGGAGGCTGaagggatggcggcggcgggggcggagcaGGAGGGGAGGCCGCTCCGGGTCGGGCTCGTCTGCGGCGGGCCCTCCGCCGAGAGGGGCATCTCGCTCAACTCCGCCCGGTCCGTGCTCGATCACATCCAG GGGGAGGATCTGTTGGTGAGCTGCTACTACATCGACTGCGGTATGAACGCCTACGGGATATCACCGGCACAG CTATATTCCAACACCCCTTCTGATTTTGATTTCAAGCTTGAAAG TCTAGCACAAGAATTCCGCTCCTTATCTGAATTCACGGAGCATCTTGCTGCCAATGTTGACATTGTCTTCCCGGTGATACATGGCAAATTTGGTGAAGATGGTAGTATTCAG GAGCTTTTGGAGAAAACAAATGTCCCATTTGTCGGGACACCCTCTAATGAATGTCGTCGTGCTTTTGACAAG CATAGTGCATCGATCGAGCTCAACGCGCAAGGTTTCTTAACAGTACCGAACTTTCTTGTAGAG AAGGATAAGTTGGCCAAGTCAGAGTTGGAGCAATGGTTCCAAAGCATCAACTTGAATAAAGAAAATGGCAAAGTGGTG GTCAAACCTACGAGAGCTGGATCAAGTATTGGTGTGGTTGTTGCCTATGGTGCTAATGATGCAGCTGAGAAAGCCGAGGGAATAATTTCAGAG GGAATTGATGACAAAGTTATCGTAGAAGTTTTCCTTGAAGGGGGCTGTGAGTTTACAGCCATTGTTATTGATGTTGGGACAGCTAATACCAGTGAGCCTGTTGTTCTCCTTCCAACTGAA GTTGAGCTTCAATCATCTGGCAATAATGATATTCAGGAGGATACAATATTTAACTACCGTAGGAAGTACCTTCCGACTCGACAG GTTACTTATCACACGCCTCCACGTTTTCCGCCAGAGGTGATTGGTTGCATAAGACAAGGAGTATCTCTTTTATTTCGCCATCTTGGCCTTCGTGACTTCGCTAGGATAGATGGTTGGTTTTTACCAACTCCTGTTAGTACCCTTTCATCAGGTGAAAATGGTGGTAGATTTGGAAATACAGAGTATGGTACTGTCCTTTTCACTGATATTAACTTG ATAAGCGGGATGGAGCAAACCAGTTTTTTATTCCAACAAGCTTCAAAG GTTGGATTTTCTCACTCTCGAATCCTCCGTACAATTGTTCAGCATGCTTGCTCGCGATTTCCTTCCCTTGTTCCTTGCAATAATTCCTGGACTGCTTTGTCCAGAAAAATGCAATCAGCAAAACAAGCAGAGGTAATCCAAAACGGAACACACAAGCAGAAGGCTTTTGTGATATTTGGTGGTGACACTTCAGAGCGGCAAGTATCTCTTATGAGTGGCACAAACGTCTGGCTTAATTTGCAAGGCTTCGAGGAT CTTGATGTGACACCGTGCTTGCTTACGCCTGCAAATGGGTATTCTTCTTCCCACAACCAAGATGGCGAAAGTTCACGTGACGTGTGGACACTGCC ATATTCATTAGTGTTACGACATACCACTGAAGAAGTTCATGCTGCATGTTTGGAGGCAATTGAACCAGAGCGGGTTGAAATAACATCTCGCTTGCGTGATCAAGTAATGAAAGAACTTGAACAAGCATTAAGCAAACAAGATTGGTTTGCTGGCTTTGACATCGCTGATGAACAACCTACCAAGTACTCTCTGCAACAATGGATTGACCATGTTAAAGAAGCTAAAGCTGTAGTGTTCGTAGCAG TTCATGGCGGTATTGGAGAGGATGGTACCATTCAATTGATGTTGGAATCTGCAGGAGTTCCTTACACAG GGCCAGGACCAATAGCTTCTAGGACATGTATGGACAAGGTTGCAACTTCACTTGCCGTCGACCAT TTGGCTGGTTATGGAATTCACACAATACCTAAGGGTGTACGAGAAACAGACGAGCTACTAAGCTCATCTCTTGTTGATATCTGGAATGACCTGAAATCAAAACTACAAACAGAAACAGTATGTGTGAAACCTGCACGTGATGGATGCTCAACTGGCGTGGCAAGACTGTG CTGTCCGGAGGACCTGGAAGTCTATGTAACTGCATTGAGGAGAAAGCTTCAGCGTCTGCCTGCTAACTGCCTATCTAGG GCACATGGAGTTATTGAGATGCCAGTCCCTCCTCCAGAGTCTTTAATTTTTGAGCCATTTATTGAAACCGACGAAATTATCATTTCAAATAAATCAAGGGATGACAGTGCCCGTCATCTGGTATGGAAGGGAGAAAAGGAGTGGCTTGAAGTGACTGTCGGTGTAGTTGGCAAATGTGGGGAGATGCATTCGTTAAATCCAAGTATCACGGTCAAAGAAAGTGGTGATATTTTATCGCTCGAAGAGAAATTTCAAG GTGGAACCGGAATCAACTTGACACCACCTCCAGCAACAATTATGAG CGAGGACGCGCTGCGGAAGTGCAAAAGTTGTATCGAGATGATGGCGAACACACTGGGTCTGGAAGGTTTCTCGCGCATCGACGCATTTGTGAATGTGCGCAACGGAGAG GTTCTGCTGATAGAGGTGAACACTGTACCTGGGATGACTCCATCCACGGTTCTGATTCACcag GCACTTACAGAGGACCCACCAATCTATCCACACAAGTTCTTCAGGACGCTCCTTGATCTGGCGTTTGCAAGGGCAAACTAG
- the LOC100839760 gene encoding uncharacterized protein LOC100839760, which produces MQLIRVRVHAALARTINPWLYKSQEVVASTAAKSSSSSSPTYIHIAAGRLARGSGQEELANPDQLEGFASEFEFDTDQRETAEQRDKFLVLRLYEALGAGDRAAVHSLLAPDLEWWFHGPPKHQHMMHLLTGTPSSSFAFVPHSVDALPGSGTVIAEGAGEHGGCYWVHAWTVGPDGVITQLREYFNTDLTVTRLLANSGKCCVWQSRRPDQAQNSLPCLLLAL; this is translated from the coding sequence ATGCAATTAATCCGGGTTCGTGTCCACGCTGCCCTGGCGCGCACGATCAATCCTTGGCTCTATAAAAGCCAAGAAGTAGTAGCATCAACAGCAGCaaagtcttcttcttcttcgtctccgacatacatacatatcgcggccggccggcttgCGCGTGGATCAGGACAGGAGGAGCTGGCTAACCCGGATCAACTGGAGGGCTTCGCCTCCGAGTTCGAGTTCGATACGGATCAGAGGGAGACCGCGGAGCAGCGGGACAAGTTCCTGGTTCTCCGGCTGTACGAGGCCCTGGGCGCCGGCGATCGCGCCGCCGTGCACTCCCTGCTGGCCCCGGACCTCGAGTGGTGGTTCCATGGCCCGCCAAAGCACCAGCACATGATGCACCTCCTCACCGGCACTCCATCATCCTCATTCGCCTTCGTCCCCCACTCCGTGGACGCCCTGCCAGGCTCCGGCACCGTCATCGCCGAGGGCGCCGGCGAGCACGGGGGCTGCTACTGGGTGCACGCGTGGACGGTGGGTCCTGATGGGGTGATCACGCAGCTCAGGGAGTACTTCAACACCGACCTCACCGTCACCCGCCTCCTCGCAAACTCCGGCAAGTGCTGCGTCTGGCAGAGCCGCCGTCCCGACCAAGCCCAAAACTCcctcccctgcctcctcctcgccctctag
- the LOC100840063 gene encoding uncharacterized protein LOC100840063 isoform X2 — MPREMYITEPALIWGLVAHSVCVMQVYLPTLFGRDCLYSNTPSDFDFKLESLAQEFRSLSEFTEHLAANVDIVFPVIHGKFGEDGSIQELLEKTNVPFVGTPSNECRRAFDKHSASIELNAQGFLTVPNFLVEKDKLAKSELEQWFQSINLNKENGKVVVKPTRAGSSIGVVVAYGANDAAEKAEGIISEGIDDKVIVEVFLEGGCEFTAIVIDVGTANTSEPVVLLPTEVELQSSGNNDIQEDTIFNYRRKYLPTRQVTYHTPPRFPPEVIGCIRQGVSLLFRHLGLRDFARIDGWFLPTPVSTLSSGENGGRFGNTEYGTVLFTDINLISGMEQTSFLFQQASKVGFSHSRILRTIVQHACSRFPSLVPCNNSWTALSRKMQSAKQAEVIQNGTHKQKAFVIFGGDTSERQVSLMSGTNVWLNLQGFEDLDVTPCLLTPANGYSSSHNQDGESSRDVWTLPYSLVLRHTTEEVHAACLEAIEPERVEITSRLRDQVMKELEQALSKQDWFAGFDIADEQPTKYSLQQWIDHVKEAKAVVFVAVHGGIGEDGTIQLMLESAGVPYTGPGPIASRTCMDKVATSLAVDHLAGYGIHTIPKGVRETDELLSSSLVDIWNDLKSKLQTETVCVKPARDGCSTGVARLCCPEDLEVYVTALRRKLQRLPANCLSRAHGVIEMPVPPPESLIFEPFIETDEIIISNKSRDDSARHLVWKGEKEWLEVTVGVVGKCGEMHSLNPSITVKESGDILSLEEKFQGGTGINLTPPPATIMSEDALRKCKSCIEMMANTLGLEGFSRIDAFVNVRNGEVLLIEVNTVPGMTPSTVLIHQALTEDPPIYPHKFFRTLLDLAFARAN; from the exons ATGCCACGAGAGATGTACATCACAGAGCCAGCTCTTATTTGGGGTTTGGTTGCTCATTCAGTGTGTGTCATGCAAGTGTATTTACCTACTCTGTTTGGAAGAGATTGT CTATATTCCAACACCCCTTCTGATTTTGATTTCAAGCTTGAAAG TCTAGCACAAGAATTCCGCTCCTTATCTGAATTCACGGAGCATCTTGCTGCCAATGTTGACATTGTCTTCCCGGTGATACATGGCAAATTTGGTGAAGATGGTAGTATTCAG GAGCTTTTGGAGAAAACAAATGTCCCATTTGTCGGGACACCCTCTAATGAATGTCGTCGTGCTTTTGACAAG CATAGTGCATCGATCGAGCTCAACGCGCAAGGTTTCTTAACAGTACCGAACTTTCTTGTAGAG AAGGATAAGTTGGCCAAGTCAGAGTTGGAGCAATGGTTCCAAAGCATCAACTTGAATAAAGAAAATGGCAAAGTGGTG GTCAAACCTACGAGAGCTGGATCAAGTATTGGTGTGGTTGTTGCCTATGGTGCTAATGATGCAGCTGAGAAAGCCGAGGGAATAATTTCAGAG GGAATTGATGACAAAGTTATCGTAGAAGTTTTCCTTGAAGGGGGCTGTGAGTTTACAGCCATTGTTATTGATGTTGGGACAGCTAATACCAGTGAGCCTGTTGTTCTCCTTCCAACTGAA GTTGAGCTTCAATCATCTGGCAATAATGATATTCAGGAGGATACAATATTTAACTACCGTAGGAAGTACCTTCCGACTCGACAG GTTACTTATCACACGCCTCCACGTTTTCCGCCAGAGGTGATTGGTTGCATAAGACAAGGAGTATCTCTTTTATTTCGCCATCTTGGCCTTCGTGACTTCGCTAGGATAGATGGTTGGTTTTTACCAACTCCTGTTAGTACCCTTTCATCAGGTGAAAATGGTGGTAGATTTGGAAATACAGAGTATGGTACTGTCCTTTTCACTGATATTAACTTG ATAAGCGGGATGGAGCAAACCAGTTTTTTATTCCAACAAGCTTCAAAG GTTGGATTTTCTCACTCTCGAATCCTCCGTACAATTGTTCAGCATGCTTGCTCGCGATTTCCTTCCCTTGTTCCTTGCAATAATTCCTGGACTGCTTTGTCCAGAAAAATGCAATCAGCAAAACAAGCAGAGGTAATCCAAAACGGAACACACAAGCAGAAGGCTTTTGTGATATTTGGTGGTGACACTTCAGAGCGGCAAGTATCTCTTATGAGTGGCACAAACGTCTGGCTTAATTTGCAAGGCTTCGAGGAT CTTGATGTGACACCGTGCTTGCTTACGCCTGCAAATGGGTATTCTTCTTCCCACAACCAAGATGGCGAAAGTTCACGTGACGTGTGGACACTGCC ATATTCATTAGTGTTACGACATACCACTGAAGAAGTTCATGCTGCATGTTTGGAGGCAATTGAACCAGAGCGGGTTGAAATAACATCTCGCTTGCGTGATCAAGTAATGAAAGAACTTGAACAAGCATTAAGCAAACAAGATTGGTTTGCTGGCTTTGACATCGCTGATGAACAACCTACCAAGTACTCTCTGCAACAATGGATTGACCATGTTAAAGAAGCTAAAGCTGTAGTGTTCGTAGCAG TTCATGGCGGTATTGGAGAGGATGGTACCATTCAATTGATGTTGGAATCTGCAGGAGTTCCTTACACAG GGCCAGGACCAATAGCTTCTAGGACATGTATGGACAAGGTTGCAACTTCACTTGCCGTCGACCAT TTGGCTGGTTATGGAATTCACACAATACCTAAGGGTGTACGAGAAACAGACGAGCTACTAAGCTCATCTCTTGTTGATATCTGGAATGACCTGAAATCAAAACTACAAACAGAAACAGTATGTGTGAAACCTGCACGTGATGGATGCTCAACTGGCGTGGCAAGACTGTG CTGTCCGGAGGACCTGGAAGTCTATGTAACTGCATTGAGGAGAAAGCTTCAGCGTCTGCCTGCTAACTGCCTATCTAGG GCACATGGAGTTATTGAGATGCCAGTCCCTCCTCCAGAGTCTTTAATTTTTGAGCCATTTATTGAAACCGACGAAATTATCATTTCAAATAAATCAAGGGATGACAGTGCCCGTCATCTGGTATGGAAGGGAGAAAAGGAGTGGCTTGAAGTGACTGTCGGTGTAGTTGGCAAATGTGGGGAGATGCATTCGTTAAATCCAAGTATCACGGTCAAAGAAAGTGGTGATATTTTATCGCTCGAAGAGAAATTTCAAG GTGGAACCGGAATCAACTTGACACCACCTCCAGCAACAATTATGAG CGAGGACGCGCTGCGGAAGTGCAAAAGTTGTATCGAGATGATGGCGAACACACTGGGTCTGGAAGGTTTCTCGCGCATCGACGCATTTGTGAATGTGCGCAACGGAGAG GTTCTGCTGATAGAGGTGAACACTGTACCTGGGATGACTCCATCCACGGTTCTGATTCACcag GCACTTACAGAGGACCCACCAATCTATCCACACAAGTTCTTCAGGACGCTCCTTGATCTGGCGTTTGCAAGGGCAAACTAG
- the LOC104583392 gene encoding CASP-like protein 4B1 — protein sequence MALQQFAASPDYDLAKLPPPPPLPPSPSPPPAAVQQLRKQTYSNSTTTDHQQQRRRPPSAGGYGPGQQHHDDGIGGGGGRVVEGFVLVLRATAAAAGFVAMALVASCRHGDWMDFTRYQEYRYLLGVAVVAFLYSSLQALRSFRRMRGGGGHVARSFLDFAGDQAVAYLLVTAAAASLPITIRMRSAVANAFTDAMAASIVLSFAAFAGLALSALLSGCSLVSTR from the exons ATGGCTCTGCAGCAGTTTGCCGCCTCCCCCGACTACGACCTCGCcaagctgccgccgccgccgcctcttccgCCATCCCCATCCCCGCCTCCGGCAGCCGTCCAGCAGCTACGCAAGCAGACGTACAGCAACAGTACCACTACTGATCATCAACAGCAACGGCGGCGTCCACCATCGGCAGGTGGGTACGGGCCAGGCCAGCAGCATCACGACGatggcatcggcggcggcggagggcgtgTGGTGGAGGGGTTCGTCCTGGTGCTGCGcgcgacagcggcggcggcggggttcGTGGCCATGGCGCTCGTCGCCTCCTGCCGCCACGGGGACTGGATGGACTTTACGCGCTACCAGGAGTACAG GTATCTTCTCGGGGTCGCCGTGGTCGCCTTCCTCTACTCATCGTTACAGGCGCTGCGGAGCTTCCGCCGgatgcgcggcggcggcggacacgTGGCCAGAAGCTTCCTTGACTTCGCCGGCGACCAGGCGGTGGCGTACCTGctggtgacggcggcggcggcgtctctGCCGATCACCATCCGCATGCGCTCGGCGGTCGCCAACGCGTTCACGGACGCCATGGCGGCGTCCATCGTGCTCTCCTTCGCCGccttcgcgggcctcgcgcTCTCCGCCTTGCTCTCCGGCTGCAGCCTCGTCTCCACGCGATGA
- the LOC100842930 gene encoding 26S proteasome regulatory subunit 4 homolog, with product MGQGTPGGMGKQGGGAPGDRNKPGGDGDKKDRKFEPPAAPSRVGRKQRRQKGPEAAARLPHVAPLSKCRLRLLKLERVKDYLLMEEEFVAAQERLRPTEEKTEEDRSKVDDLRGTPMSVGSLEEIIDESHAIVSSSVGPEYYVGILSFVDKDQLEPGCSILMHNKVLSVVGILQDEVDPMVSVMKVEKAPLESYADIGGLDAQIQEIKEAVELPLTHPELYEDIGIRPPKGVILYGEPGTGKTLLAKAVANSTSATFLRVVGSELIQKYLGDGPKLVRELFRVADELSPSIVFIDEIDAVGTKRYDAHSGGEREIQRTMLELLNQLDGFDSRGDVKVILATNRIESLDPALLRPGRIDRKIEFPLPDIKTRRRIFQIHTAKMTLSDDVNLEEFVMTKDEFSGADIKAICTESGLLALRERRMKVMHADFKKAKEKVMFKKKEGVPEGLYM from the exons ATGGGGCAGGGCACGCCAGGCGGCATGGGCaagcagggcggcggcgccccggGCGACCGCAACAAGccgggcggcgacggggacAAGAAGGACCGCAAGTTCGAGCCCCCCGCGGCGCCGTCCCGCGTCGGCcgcaagcagcggcggcagaagGGGCCCGAGGCCGCCGCGCGGCTCCCGCACGTGGCGCCGCTTTCCAagtgccgcctccgcctcctcaaGCTGGAGCGGGTCAAGGACTACCTGCTCATGGAGGAGGAGTTCGTGGCCGCGCAGGAGCGGCTCCGCCCCACCGAGGAGAAGACGGAGGAGGACCGGTCCAAGGTCGACGACCTCCGTGGCACCCCCATGAGCGTCGGCTCCCTCGAGGAGATCATCGACGAGAGCCACGCcatcgtctcctcctccgtcggaCCCGAGTACTACGTGGGCATACTCTCTTTCGTCGATAAGGACCAGCTCGAGCCCGGCTGCTCCATCCTCATGCACAACAAG GTTCTCTCCGTGGTTGGGATTTTGCAAGACGAAGTTGATCCTATGGTATCTGTGATGAAAGTTGAGAAAGCTCCCCTGGAATCATATGCAGACATCGGTGGGTTAGATGCTCAGATTCAAGAAATTAAAGAGGCAGTTGAGCTTCCTCTGACCCATCCTGAGCTATATGAAGACATTGGAATCAGGCCACCCAAGGGTGTCATATTGTATGGAGAACCTGGAACGGGGAAAACTCTACTTGCCAAG GCTGTTGCTAACTCCACCTCTGCAACTTTCTTGCGTGTTGTTGGAAGTGAACTTATTCAGAAGTACCTTGGTGACGGTCCCAAACTAGTCAGAGAACTGTTTAGGGTCGCAGATGAGCTTTCTCCCTCGATAGTCTTCATCGACGAGATCGATGCAGTTGGAACAAAGAGGTATGATGCTCATTCAGGAGGGGAGCGCGAGATTCAGAGAACTATGTTGGAGCTGCTGAACCAGCTAGATGGTTTTGACTCTCGTGGAGATGTTAAAGTTATTCTAGCAACAAATCGCATTGAAAGTCTTGATCCAGCCTTGCTTCGCCCTGGCCGAATAGACCGAAAGATAGAGTTTCCTCTCCCAGACATCAAAACTAGACGGCGCATCTTCCAG ATACACACAGCTAAGATGACTTTATCAGATGATGTGAACCTGGAAGAGTTTGTCATGACTAAGGATGAGTTCTCTGGTGCTGATATCAAAGCAATATGCACCGAATCTGGATTGCTTGCTTTGAGAGAGCGTAGAATGAAG GTGATGCACGCGGActtcaagaaggcaaaggagAAGGTCATGTTCAAGAAGAAGGAAGGTGTGCCGGAGGGGCTTTACATGTGA